Below is a window of Anaerolineae bacterium DNA.
CTTTTACCTCGATTGGCCGTCACCTTGCCATGTCATTAGTAGGCCATAGGCCGAAGAATCTCCTGTGGCCTAACGTTGCGCCGGTTTTAATATATTTCATGGAGATTCTTCGCTCGTTCCTCACTCAGACCTGTCTTGAGCGTAGCCGAAGGAATGACAAGACCTGAATGAATACAGATTTTTTAAATAAGGAGCCACGCATGCCTGCTGCTGAAAATAAACAAGCTATTGCCGAACAACATTTAACCTATATGGCCATCACCGGCGTCTTTTGGACAATTTTTGCCGTGTTTAACCTGCTCAGAAAAGGCAAAACTTTGCACCTGAAACCTTTTGACTTTGTATTATTGGCCTTTTCTGCCCTGCGCATGGGGCGCCTGATTGCTTACGACCTGGTGACCCAACCTTACCGCGCGCCCTTTACCGAAACTGTCCCGGATTCGTACGGGGCCAGTGAAATAGTAGTGCCCAAACAATCCGGCTGGCGACGGGCCGTGGGCGAACTGGTTTCCTGCCCCATTTGTTCAGGCACCTGGGCGGCGGCGGCCCTGGTTTACGCCCTGCAAATTGCGCCCGGCCCCACCCGAATTTTCATCGCCATTATGGGCGCTATTGGCGCCGGCGAAATCCTTAACGCTCTCACCGAATCCCTGAGCTGGGGCGGCGAGTCGTCGCGCAAACAGGCCGGCCATAGGACTGAGGCATGAAAGTTGCCCTGGCCCACGACTGGCTCAATCAGATGGGCGGCGCAGAGAATGTGTTGGAGCAAATGGTGGCCCTCTATCCCGGCGCGCCGGTTTTTACCACCATTTATGCGCCAAACATGATGCCGCCGGCTTACCGGGATTGGGATATTCGCTCCACCTGGCTCAACTGCGCGCCGGGCATTCACCGGCATCACCAGCCCTACTTGCCGCTTTATCCCCTGGCCGTCCAAAGTATGGACGTTAGTGGTTACGACGTTATCTTATCAAACAAAAGCGGTTTTATTCACGGGCTGCGTTATCCGGCCCAACAGTTGCACATTTGTTACTGCCTGGCCCCTACCCGCTACGTGTGGGATTACAGAAGTTATGCTGCCCGCGAAGGTTTTGGCTCCTGGCTGGGGCCGGCCCTGAAGCCAATCATCACACGTTTGCAAAAGTGGGATTTTGAGGCGGCTCAACCCCCTCTTGCCGCCTCTTATCCCCGGTTGGAAAAGCAGAGGGGAGTGCACCACTTCATTGCCATCTCCCGCGAGATTCAAAGCCGCATCA
It encodes the following:
- a CDS encoding DUF1360 domain-containing protein; protein product: MPAAENKQAIAEQHLTYMAITGVFWTIFAVFNLLRKGKTLHLKPFDFVLLAFSALRMGRLIAYDLVTQPYRAPFTETVPDSYGASEIVVPKQSGWRRAVGELVSCPICSGTWAAAALVYALQIAPGPTRIFIAIMGAIGAGEILNALTESLSWGGESSRKQAGHRTEA